One genomic window of Pseudomonas sp. LFM046 includes the following:
- a CDS encoding LysE/ArgO family amino acid transporter, with protein MWQSYLNGLLMAAGLIIAIGAQNAFVLAQSLRREHHLPVAALCVLCDALLVSAGVFGLATLLAQNPLLLAVARWGGVAFLLWYGVQALRRAVKPGILDQSAEAGPRSRRAVLLAALAVTLLNPHVYLDTVLLIGSLGAQQTVPGAYALGAASASLVWFFALALGAAWLAPWLARPATWRLLDLAVALMMFAMAAQLVNGI; from the coding sequence ATGTGGCAGAGCTACCTCAACGGCCTGCTGATGGCCGCCGGCCTGATCATTGCCATCGGCGCCCAGAACGCCTTCGTCCTCGCCCAGAGCCTGCGCCGCGAGCATCACCTGCCGGTGGCCGCGCTCTGCGTGCTGTGTGATGCGCTCCTGGTCAGCGCCGGGGTCTTCGGGCTGGCCACCCTGCTCGCGCAGAACCCGCTGCTGCTGGCGGTCGCCCGCTGGGGCGGCGTGGCCTTCCTGCTCTGGTACGGCGTGCAGGCGCTGCGCCGTGCGGTGAAACCCGGCATCCTCGACCAGTCTGCCGAAGCCGGCCCGCGCTCACGCCGCGCGGTGCTGCTGGCGGCCCTGGCGGTGACCCTGCTCAACCCCCACGTCTACCTCGACACGGTGCTGCTGATCGGCTCCCTCGGTGCGCAGCAAACCGTCCCCGGCGCGTACGCCCTGGGGGCGGCCAGTGCCTCGCTGGTGTGGTTCTTCGCCCTCGCCCTGGGCGCCGCCTGGCTCGCCCCCTGGCTGGCCCGACCGGCCACCTGGCGTCTGCTGGACCTGGCGGTGGCACTGATGATGTTTGCCATGGCGGCACAATTGGTGAACGGAATCTGA
- a CDS encoding LemA family protein: MSLTSVALIVVLLLAAAYAVILYNALVRLKHGVGKAWSNIEILLKQRHDELPKLVETCKQYMQHERTTLERVIAARNAVASAREKGDVGALGQAESGLRAGLGQLFALAENYPQLKANESFQFLQQRISGLENGIADRRELYNEAVNLNNVRIEQFPDVIIAGLFGFKAAELLEFSDAEKADVDLKTLFG; the protein is encoded by the coding sequence ATGAGTCTGACCAGTGTTGCCCTGATCGTGGTCCTGCTGCTCGCTGCCGCCTACGCGGTGATCCTCTACAACGCGCTGGTGCGCCTCAAGCACGGGGTGGGCAAGGCCTGGTCGAACATCGAGATCCTGCTCAAGCAGCGCCATGACGAATTGCCCAAGCTGGTGGAGACCTGCAAGCAGTACATGCAGCACGAACGGACCACCCTGGAGCGGGTGATCGCCGCCCGCAACGCCGTGGCCAGCGCTCGCGAGAAGGGCGATGTCGGCGCCCTCGGCCAGGCCGAGAGCGGCCTGCGCGCCGGCCTCGGACAGCTTTTCGCCCTGGCGGAGAACTACCCGCAACTGAAGGCCAACGAGAGCTTCCAGTTCCTCCAGCAGCGCATCAGCGGCCTGGAGAACGGCATCGCCGACCGCCGTGAGCTGTACAACGAGGCGGTGAACCTGAACAACGTGCGCATCGAGCAGTTCCCGGACGTCATCATCGCCGGCCTGTTCGGTTTCAAGGCTGCCGAGTTGCTGGAGTTCAGCGACGCCGAGAAGGCCGACGTCGACCTCAAGACCCTGTTCGGCTGA
- a CDS encoding Fe-Mn family superoxide dismutase yields MAFELPPLPYEKNALEPHLSAETLEFHHGKHHNAYVVNLNNLVPGTEFEGKTLEEIIKTSSGGIFNNAAQIWNHTFYWNGLKPNGGGQPTGALADAINAAFGSFDKFKEEFTKTAIGTFGSGWAWLVKKADGSLALASTIGAGCPLTSGDTPLLTCDVWEHAYYIDYRNLRPKYVEAFWNLVNWDFVAKNYAA; encoded by the coding sequence ATGGCTTTCGAATTGCCGCCGCTGCCTTACGAGAAGAATGCCCTCGAGCCGCACCTGTCCGCCGAAACCCTGGAATTCCACCACGGCAAGCACCACAACGCCTACGTGGTGAACCTGAACAACCTGGTTCCGGGCACCGAATTCGAAGGCAAGACCCTGGAAGAGATCATCAAGACCTCCTCCGGCGGCATCTTCAACAACGCGGCCCAGATCTGGAACCACACCTTCTACTGGAACGGCCTGAAGCCCAACGGCGGTGGCCAGCCCACCGGCGCCCTGGCTGACGCCATCAACGCCGCCTTCGGTTCCTTCGACAAGTTCAAGGAAGAGTTCACCAAGACCGCCATCGGCACCTTCGGCTCCGGCTGGGCCTGGCTGGTGAAGAAGGCTGACGGCTCCCTGGCCCTGGCCAGCACCATCGGCGCCGGCTGCCCGCTGACCAGCGGCGACACCCCGCTGCTGACCTGCGACGTCTGGGAACACGCCTACTACATCGACTACCGCAACCTGCGTCCGAAGTACGTAGAAGCCTTCTGGAACCTGGTCAACTGGGACTTCGTAGCCAAGAACTACGCTGCCTGA
- a CDS encoding saccharopine dehydrogenase NADP-binding domain-containing protein — MIYGAYGYTGQLIAEEALRQGMLPILAGRDPARLEALGSRLGLPTRVFDLDDPAHVAERLDGVPVIAHCAGPFSATSTPMIQACLANGTHYLDITGEIAVFAYAHAQDAAARKAGIVICPGAGFDVIPTDCVAACLKSALPDATHLALGFDSDGGLSPGTAKTSIEALAMGGQVRENGRLRPVPLGYRRREIDFGRGAKSAVTIPWGDVATAFYSTGIPNIEVYLPAPAALALGMRLADPLRGLLAGDWVQDKLKGLAARHLTGPDGATRAHRPTWVWGEVRNAAGERRIAHLETANGYQVTVHGVLHAVRHLLDHQRDGGYFTPSRLMGERCVEALPGSGQIRIS; from the coding sequence ATGATCTACGGCGCCTACGGCTACACCGGCCAACTGATAGCCGAGGAAGCTTTGCGGCAAGGCATGCTGCCCATCCTCGCCGGACGCGACCCGGCCCGGCTGGAAGCCCTGGGCAGCCGGCTCGGCCTGCCGACGCGGGTCTTCGACCTGGACGATCCCGCCCACGTCGCTGAACGCCTGGACGGCGTCCCGGTGATCGCCCACTGCGCCGGCCCCTTCTCCGCCACCAGCACGCCGATGATCCAGGCCTGCCTCGCCAACGGCACCCACTACCTGGACATCACCGGCGAAATCGCTGTCTTCGCCTACGCCCATGCCCAGGACGCGGCGGCCCGCAAGGCTGGAATCGTGATCTGCCCCGGCGCGGGCTTCGACGTCATCCCCACCGATTGCGTGGCCGCCTGCCTGAAATCCGCCCTGCCGGATGCCACGCACCTGGCGCTGGGCTTCGATAGCGACGGCGGGCTTTCGCCGGGCACCGCCAAAACCAGCATCGAAGCCCTGGCGATGGGCGGACAGGTGCGCGAGAACGGCCGCCTGCGCCCAGTCCCCCTCGGCTACCGTCGCCGCGAGATCGACTTCGGGCGCGGAGCGAAATCCGCCGTGACCATTCCCTGGGGAGATGTGGCCACTGCTTTCTATTCCACCGGCATTCCCAATATCGAGGTCTACCTGCCGGCGCCGGCCGCCCTCGCGCTGGGCATGCGTCTCGCCGACCCGCTGCGCGGCCTGCTGGCCGGCGACTGGGTGCAGGACAAGTTGAAAGGACTGGCGGCGCGGCATCTCACCGGCCCCGATGGGGCGACCCGCGCGCACCGCCCCACCTGGGTCTGGGGCGAGGTCCGCAACGCGGCCGGGGAGCGCCGCATCGCCCATCTGGAAACCGCCAATGGTTACCAGGTGACCGTGCATGGCGTGCTGCACGCGGTGCGCCACCTGCTCGACCATCAGCGCGACGGCGGCTATTTCACCCCTTCACGGCTGATGGGCGAGCGCTGCGTGGAGGCGTTGCCAGGCTCGGGGCAGATCCGTATCAGCTAG
- a CDS encoding LysR family transcriptional regulator ArgP produces the protein MFDYKLLSALAAVVEQGGFERAAQLLGLSQSAVSQRIKLLEARVGQPVLVRATPPAPTEVGTRLLNHVQQVRLLERDLQRQVPALEEGGMPERLRIALNADSLATWWAAAVGDFCAEQQVLMELVVEDQEVGLKRMRAGEVAACVCGAERPVAGARSLPLGAMRYRALASPAFIARHFPRGVTVEALARSPAIVFGPDDQLQHRYLASLGVEGGFIHHLCPSSEGFVRLTEGGLGWGLVPERQVSAQLERGELQELIPDRPIDVPLYWHHWRHGGELLGLLTDHLARTANRWLVPFSSQ, from the coding sequence TTGTTCGACTACAAATTGCTCTCCGCCCTGGCGGCCGTGGTGGAGCAGGGTGGTTTCGAGCGGGCGGCCCAGTTGCTTGGCCTGTCGCAATCCGCCGTGTCACAGCGGATCAAGCTGCTGGAAGCGCGGGTCGGCCAGCCCGTGCTGGTGCGTGCCACGCCGCCGGCCCCCACCGAGGTGGGCACCCGGTTGCTCAACCATGTGCAGCAAGTGCGCTTGCTGGAGCGGGACCTGCAGCGCCAGGTGCCGGCCCTGGAGGAGGGCGGGATGCCGGAGCGCCTGCGGATCGCCCTGAACGCAGACAGCCTGGCCACCTGGTGGGCCGCCGCCGTGGGGGATTTCTGCGCCGAACAGCAGGTGCTGATGGAGCTGGTGGTGGAGGACCAGGAAGTGGGCCTGAAGCGCATGCGCGCCGGTGAGGTGGCGGCCTGCGTCTGTGGCGCTGAACGACCAGTGGCCGGCGCCCGCAGCCTGCCGCTGGGTGCGATGCGCTACCGCGCCCTGGCCAGCCCGGCTTTCATCGCACGGCATTTTCCGCGAGGCGTGACGGTGGAAGCCCTGGCCCGCTCGCCCGCCATCGTCTTCGGTCCGGATGACCAGCTGCAGCACCGTTACCTGGCGTCGCTTGGCGTCGAAGGTGGTTTCATCCACCACCTCTGCCCGTCCTCGGAAGGCTTCGTGCGTCTGACTGAAGGTGGCCTGGGCTGGGGTCTGGTGCCGGAACGGCAGGTGAGCGCCCAACTGGAGCGGGGGGAGCTTCAGGAGCTGATTCCCGACCGCCCCATCGATGTGCCGCTCTACTGGCACCATTGGCGCCACGGTGGTGAGTTGCTGGGCCTGCTGACCGACCACCTGGCGCGGACGGCGAACCGGTGGCTGGTGCCGTTTTCCTCGCAGTAA
- a CDS encoding imelysin family protein, with the protein MIRMPLATASLLAIAISLAGCGDDKKEAAQQAAAPAATSTAAAPAATAKVDEAEAKKVVAHYADLALAVFTDAYNTGVNLQKAVDAFLAKPDADTLKAAREAWLAARAPYMQSEVFRFGNPVVDDWEGQLNAWPLDEGLIDYVAGDYQHALGNPGATANIIANTTIQVGEDKIDVTEITGEKLASLNELGGSEANVATGYHAIEFLLWGQDLNGTGPGAGNRPATDFVVGKGATGGNTERRRAYLKAATDLLVSDLEYMVGQWKSGVADNYRAKLEAEPADSGLRKMLFGMGSLSLGELAGERMKVALEANSTEDEHDCFSDNTHNSHFFNGKGIRNVYLGEYKKVDGTTLTGPSLSSLVAKVDAQTDTTVKADLEATEGKLQALVDSANKGVHFDQLIAADNTAGQQLVRDAIASLVKQTGAIEEAATKLGITDLKPDNADHQF; encoded by the coding sequence ATGATTCGTATGCCCCTGGCAACCGCCAGCCTGCTCGCCATCGCCATCTCCCTCGCTGGCTGCGGTGACGACAAGAAAGAAGCCGCGCAACAAGCCGCCGCTCCGGCCGCAACCAGCACTGCCGCGGCTCCGGCTGCAACCGCCAAGGTCGACGAGGCCGAGGCCAAGAAGGTCGTTGCCCACTACGCCGACCTCGCCCTGGCTGTCTTCACCGACGCCTACAACACCGGCGTGAACCTGCAGAAGGCCGTCGACGCCTTCCTCGCCAAGCCCGACGCCGACACCCTGAAGGCCGCCCGCGAAGCCTGGCTGGCCGCCCGCGCGCCCTACATGCAGAGCGAAGTGTTCCGCTTCGGCAACCCGGTGGTCGACGACTGGGAAGGCCAGCTGAACGCCTGGCCGCTGGACGAAGGCCTGATCGACTACGTCGCCGGCGACTACCAACACGCCCTGGGCAACCCCGGCGCCACCGCCAACATCATCGCCAACACCACCATCCAGGTGGGCGAAGACAAGATCGACGTCACCGAGATCACCGGTGAGAAGCTGGCCAGCCTGAACGAGCTGGGCGGTTCCGAAGCCAACGTCGCCACCGGCTACCACGCCATCGAATTCCTCCTCTGGGGCCAGGACCTGAATGGCACCGGTCCGGGCGCCGGCAACCGTCCCGCCACCGACTTCGTGGTCGGCAAAGGCGCCACCGGCGGCAACACCGAGCGCCGTCGTGCCTACCTGAAGGCCGCCACCGACCTGCTGGTTTCCGACCTGGAATACATGGTCGGCCAGTGGAAGTCGGGCGTTGCCGACAACTACCGCGCCAAGCTGGAAGCCGAACCGGCAGACTCCGGCCTGCGCAAGATGCTCTTCGGCATGGGCAGCCTGTCCCTGGGTGAACTGGCCGGCGAACGCATGAAGGTCGCCCTGGAAGCCAACTCCACCGAAGACGAGCACGACTGCTTCAGCGACAACACCCACAACTCGCACTTCTTCAACGGCAAGGGCATCCGCAACGTCTACCTGGGCGAGTACAAGAAGGTCGACGGCACCACCCTGACCGGCCCGAGCCTGTCCTCCCTGGTCGCCAAGGTCGACGCTCAGACCGACACCACCGTGAAGGCCGACCTGGAAGCCACCGAAGGCAAGCTGCAGGCCCTAGTGGACAGCGCCAACAAGGGTGTTCACTTCGACCAGCTGATCGCCGCCGACAACACCGCCGGCCAGCAACTGGTACGCGACGCGATCGCCTCCCTGGTCAAGCAGACCGGCGCCATCGAAGAAGCCGCCACCAAGCTCGGCATCACCGACCTGAAGCCGGACAACGCCGATCACCAGTTCTGA
- a CDS encoding GGDEF domain-containing phosphodiesterase, giving the protein MKLDLKHSLSLKLLRVVLLSALVVGVVLSCAQIVFDIYKTRQAVSNDATRILGMFRDPSTQAVYSLDREMGMQVIEGLFQHESVRHASIGHPNEPMLAEKDRPLMELSTRWLTDPILGKEQTFTTQLLGRSPYSEYYGDLSITLDTAPYGEDFVTSSVIIFISGVLRALAMGLVLYLVYHWLLTKPLSKIIEHLSSINPDRPSEHKLPMLKGNEKNELGLWITTANDLLASIERNTHLRREAENSLLRMAQYDFLTGLPNRQQLQQQLDQILEDAGRLQRRVAVLCVGLDDFKGVNEQFSYQTGDQLLIALADRLRSHSGRLGALARLGGDQFALVQADIEQPYEAAELAQSVLDDLEVAFSLEQQEVRLRATIGITLFPEDGDSTEKLLQKAEQTMTLAKSRSRNRYQFYIASVDSEMRRRRELEKDLREALNRGEMHLVYQPQVDYRDHRIVGVEALLRWQHPQHGFVPPDLFIPLAEQNGSIIPIGEWVLDQACRQLREWHDQGFSELRMAINLSTVQLHHSELPRVVNNLLQVYRLPPRSLELEVTETGLMEDISTAAQHLLSLRRSGALIAIDDFGTGYSSLSYLKSLPLDKIKIDKSFVQDVLEDEDDATIVRAIIQLARNLGMQVIAEGVETAEQEAYIIAQGCNEGQGYLYSKPLPAREITLYLKQARRLSNAASNPATL; this is encoded by the coding sequence TTGAAGCTGGATCTCAAGCACAGCTTGTCGCTGAAGCTGCTACGCGTGGTGTTGCTGTCCGCACTGGTGGTCGGTGTGGTGCTGAGCTGCGCGCAGATCGTGTTCGACATCTACAAGACGCGACAGGCGGTCTCCAACGACGCCACCCGGATCCTCGGCATGTTCCGCGATCCCTCGACACAGGCCGTCTACAGCCTGGACCGCGAGATGGGCATGCAGGTGATCGAGGGCCTGTTCCAGCACGAATCGGTACGCCACGCGTCCATCGGCCACCCCAACGAACCCATGCTGGCGGAGAAGGACAGGCCGCTGATGGAACTGTCGACCCGCTGGCTCACAGACCCCATCCTCGGCAAGGAACAAACCTTCACCACCCAGCTCCTCGGCCGCAGCCCCTACAGCGAATACTACGGCGACCTCAGCATCACCCTCGATACCGCCCCCTACGGCGAGGACTTCGTCACCAGCTCGGTGATCATCTTCATCTCCGGCGTGCTGCGCGCCCTGGCCATGGGCCTCGTGCTCTACCTCGTCTACCACTGGCTGCTGACCAAGCCGCTGTCGAAAATCATCGAGCACCTCTCCAGCATCAACCCCGACCGCCCCAGCGAACACAAGCTGCCCATGCTCAAGGGCAACGAGAAGAACGAGCTGGGCCTGTGGATAACCACCGCCAACGACCTGCTGGCCTCCATCGAACGCAACACCCACCTGCGCCGCGAAGCCGAGAACAGCCTGCTGCGCATGGCCCAGTACGACTTCCTCACCGGCCTGCCCAACCGCCAGCAACTGCAGCAGCAACTGGACCAGATCCTCGAGGACGCCGGCCGCCTGCAACGCCGCGTAGCGGTGCTCTGCGTGGGGCTGGATGACTTCAAGGGCGTCAACGAACAGTTCAGTTACCAGACCGGCGACCAATTGCTGATCGCCCTTGCCGACCGCCTGCGCAGCCACAGCGGCCGCCTCGGCGCCCTGGCGCGGCTCGGCGGTGACCAGTTCGCCCTGGTCCAGGCCGATATCGAGCAGCCCTATGAGGCAGCCGAACTGGCGCAAAGCGTGCTGGATGACCTGGAAGTGGCCTTCTCCCTGGAACAACAGGAAGTACGCCTGCGGGCCACCATCGGCATCACCCTCTTCCCCGAAGACGGCGACAGCACCGAGAAGCTGCTGCAGAAGGCCGAGCAGACCATGACGCTCGCCAAGAGCCGTTCGCGCAACCGCTACCAGTTCTACATCGCCAGCGTCGACAGCGAGATGCGCCGCCGCCGCGAGCTGGAGAAAGACCTGCGGGAAGCCCTCAACCGGGGCGAGATGCACCTGGTCTACCAGCCCCAGGTGGATTACCGCGACCACCGCATCGTCGGCGTCGAGGCCCTGCTGCGCTGGCAGCATCCGCAGCACGGCTTCGTGCCGCCGGACCTGTTCATCCCCCTGGCCGAACAGAACGGCTCCATCATCCCCATCGGCGAATGGGTGCTGGACCAGGCGTGCCGCCAGCTGCGGGAATGGCACGACCAGGGCTTCTCCGAACTGCGCATGGCCATCAACCTGTCCACCGTGCAGCTGCACCACTCGGAGCTGCCACGGGTGGTGAACAACCTGTTGCAGGTCTATCGCCTGCCCCCACGCAGCCTGGAGTTGGAAGTCACCGAAACCGGCCTGATGGAAGACATATCCACCGCCGCCCAGCACCTGCTGAGCCTGCGCCGCTCCGGTGCGCTGATCGCGATCGACGACTTCGGTACCGGCTACTCGTCCCTGAGCTACCTGAAGAGCCTGCCGCTGGACAAGATCAAGATCGACAAGAGCTTCGTGCAGGACGTGCTGGAAGACGAGGACGACGCCACCATCGTCCGCGCCATCATCCAGCTGGCACGCAACCTGGGCATGCAGGTGATCGCCGAAGGCGTGGAAACCGCCGAGCAGGAGGCTTACATCATCGCCCAGGGTTGCAACGAGGGGCAGGGTTACCTCTACAGCAAACCCCTGCCCGCCCGCGAAATCACCCTCTACCTCAAGCAGGCCCGTCGGCTGTCCAACGCGGCGTCCAACCCAGCCACGCTCTGA
- a CDS encoding ACT domain-containing protein, with protein MAGETALSTLIRNMSPQLNPGQYVFCTLADATRLAGCTPLGSFREREGLTVILERGEADRLELPYDYTAAWITLEVHSSLSAVGLTAAFAGALAQAGVSCNVVAGYFHDHLFVASQDAERALSTLRALAANAQTE; from the coding sequence ATGGCCGGCGAAACCGCTCTCTCCACCCTGATCCGCAACATGTCGCCGCAACTCAACCCCGGCCAGTACGTGTTCTGCACCCTGGCCGATGCCACCCGGCTGGCGGGCTGCACGCCACTGGGCAGTTTCCGCGAACGGGAAGGGCTGACGGTGATCCTCGAACGCGGCGAGGCGGACCGCCTGGAACTTCCCTATGACTACACCGCCGCCTGGATCACCCTGGAGGTGCATTCCTCCCTCAGCGCCGTGGGCCTGACTGCCGCTTTCGCCGGTGCCCTGGCCCAGGCCGGCGTGAGCTGCAACGTGGTGGCCGGGTATTTCCACGATCACCTTTTCGTCGCGAGCCAGGACGCCGAGCGCGCCCTTTCCACCCTGCGGGCCCTGGCGGCCAACGCCCAGACGGAGTGA
- a CDS encoding GIDE domain-containing protein, with amino-acid sequence MATDFAGLAISLGFSLGAFAGGGWWCLHRLAQARLLLDTPTSKIRSAAQGYVELYGLLHLYGEAPLTAPLTGKPCLWWRYRIEEYSESGKNKTWRVVDSGVSDAWLRLADATGECLIDPRGAEVRPATREVWKGIQRHPRGGLIAGGLSGMLSGGEYRYTEERLHADEPLYAIGDFRTSGGGRQGLDLASAQGAVIREWKGDFAGLLTRFDSNGDGQLDEAEWNRVRLAAQLEAEDRHRHTSAAPAMNQMRRPAESQPFLLSSHGEDVLARQFRWQALFGAVLCVGGAVATVYLLRVTGLM; translated from the coding sequence ATGGCGACGGATTTCGCCGGGCTGGCCATCAGCCTGGGGTTCAGCCTTGGTGCCTTTGCCGGTGGCGGCTGGTGGTGCCTGCACCGTTTGGCCCAGGCCCGCCTGCTGCTGGATACCCCGACCTCGAAAATTCGCTCCGCCGCCCAGGGCTATGTGGAACTGTACGGCCTGCTCCACCTCTATGGAGAGGCGCCCCTGACCGCACCCCTGACCGGCAAGCCCTGCCTCTGGTGGCGCTATCGCATCGAGGAGTACAGCGAGAGCGGCAAGAACAAGACCTGGCGCGTGGTGGACAGCGGCGTCAGCGACGCCTGGCTGCGCCTCGCCGATGCTACCGGGGAGTGCCTGATCGACCCTCGCGGTGCCGAGGTGCGTCCGGCCACCCGGGAGGTCTGGAAGGGCATCCAGCGCCATCCGCGTGGAGGCCTGATTGCCGGCGGGCTGAGTGGCATGCTATCCGGCGGCGAGTATCGCTACACGGAGGAGCGCCTGCACGCCGATGAGCCGCTCTATGCCATTGGCGATTTTCGCACCAGCGGTGGTGGTCGCCAGGGGCTGGACCTGGCGTCTGCCCAGGGGGCCGTGATCCGTGAGTGGAAAGGCGATTTCGCCGGCCTGCTGACGCGTTTCGACAGCAACGGCGACGGCCAGCTCGACGAAGCCGAATGGAACCGCGTGCGCCTGGCCGCCCAACTGGAAGCCGAGGACCGCCACCGGCACACCAGCGCGGCACCGGCGATGAACCAAATGCGCCGCCCGGCCGAGTCCCAGCCGTTCCTGTTGTCCAGCCATGGCGAAGATGTGCTGGCCCGGCAGTTTCGCTGGCAGGCGCTGTTCGGTGCCGTGCTCTGCGTGGGCGGGGCGGTGGCGACGGTTTACCTGTTGAGGGTGACCGGGCTGATGTGA
- a CDS encoding NAD-dependent epimerase/dehydratase family protein has protein sequence MKILVTGASGFIGGRFARFALEQGLDVRVNGRRAEGVEHLVKRGAEFVQGDLSDPDLVMRLCHDVDAVVHCAGAVGVWGKYEHFHQANVQVTEHVVEACLKQRVRRLVHLSSPSVYFDGRPHVGINEEQVPKRFSDHYGATKYLAEQKVFAAEEFGLEVMAFRPRFVTGAGDTSIFPRLIAMQRKGRLKIIGNGLNKVDFTSMQNLNDALFSGLLATGPALGQVYNISNGKPVPLWDVVNYVFRKLGMPQVTRHVPYGVAYTAALLNESACRVWPGRPEPSLYRLAVAVMAKDFSLDISRAQQYLDYDPRVSLWSALDEFCAWWGAQQP, from the coding sequence ATGAAGATTCTGGTGACAGGGGCAAGCGGGTTCATCGGGGGACGGTTTGCCCGCTTCGCCCTGGAGCAGGGCCTCGATGTTCGGGTCAACGGTCGTCGTGCCGAGGGTGTGGAGCATCTGGTGAAGCGCGGCGCCGAGTTCGTCCAGGGCGACCTGTCCGACCCTGACCTGGTGATGCGCCTCTGCCATGACGTCGACGCCGTGGTGCACTGCGCCGGCGCCGTGGGCGTCTGGGGCAAGTACGAGCACTTCCATCAGGCCAACGTGCAGGTCACCGAGCATGTGGTGGAAGCCTGCCTGAAACAGCGGGTGCGACGCCTGGTGCACCTGTCGTCGCCCTCGGTCTACTTCGATGGCCGGCCCCACGTGGGGATCAACGAGGAGCAAGTGCCCAAGCGCTTTTCCGATCACTACGGCGCTACCAAGTACCTGGCCGAGCAGAAGGTCTTCGCCGCCGAGGAATTCGGCCTGGAAGTCATGGCCTTCCGGCCGCGCTTCGTCACCGGTGCCGGCGATACCAGCATCTTCCCCCGGCTGATCGCCATGCAGCGCAAGGGGCGCCTGAAGATCATCGGCAACGGTCTGAACAAGGTGGACTTCACCAGCATGCAGAACCTCAACGACGCCTTGTTCAGCGGCCTGCTGGCCACCGGGCCGGCGCTGGGGCAGGTCTACAACATCAGCAACGGTAAGCCGGTGCCGCTCTGGGACGTGGTCAACTACGTGTTCCGCAAACTCGGCATGCCCCAGGTGACCCGCCACGTCCCCTATGGCGTGGCCTATACCGCCGCGCTGTTGAACGAGTCGGCCTGCCGCGTGTGGCCAGGCCGGCCAGAACCGTCGCTCTATCGCCTGGCCGTGGCGGTGATGGCCAAGGATTTCTCCCTGGACATCAGCCGGGCGCAACAGTACCTGGACTACGACCCGCGGGTGAGCCTGTGGTCGGCGCTGGATGAGTTCTGTGCCTGGTGGGGTGCACAGCAACCCTGA